The following proteins come from a genomic window of Geomonas sp. RF6:
- a CDS encoding hydrogenase large subunit translates to MARTTLPFGPQHPVLPEPIHLSLVLEDEIVVEAIPKLGYVHRGLEKLAEIRDHNQMIQIVERTCGICSTLHAMCYCQGIEGLMDVEVPDRAKFLRVVWAEMHRIHSHLLWLGLFADAFGFESLFMQCWRIRERIMDLQEATSGNRVIVSVNVVGGVKRDIKPETQKWILDTLKLVEKEVQQLKAVIMDDYTVKRRTVGIGVLTKERAFELGACGPMLRASGVEQDMRQLGYAAYSMLDFHAVVETDGDSYARTLCRFNEIFQGIDLIRQAFAKLPEGEINVKVKGLPTGEVVSRVEQPRGECVYYIKATGKKFLDRLRIRTPTFNNLAPLLELLPGCELADVPVLILTIDPCISCTER, encoded by the coding sequence ATGGCACGTACTACGTTACCGTTCGGTCCGCAGCACCCGGTTCTTCCCGAGCCGATTCACCTCTCCCTCGTACTGGAAGACGAGATCGTCGTGGAGGCGATCCCGAAGCTCGGCTACGTGCACCGCGGCCTTGAGAAGCTTGCCGAGATCAGGGATCACAACCAGATGATCCAGATCGTGGAGAGAACCTGCGGCATCTGCTCGACCTTGCACGCCATGTGCTACTGTCAGGGGATTGAGGGGCTCATGGATGTCGAGGTCCCCGATCGCGCGAAGTTTCTGCGCGTGGTGTGGGCGGAGATGCACCGCATCCACAGCCACCTTCTGTGGCTCGGCCTTTTTGCCGACGCCTTCGGCTTCGAGAGCCTCTTCATGCAGTGCTGGCGCATCAGGGAGAGGATCATGGACCTGCAGGAGGCGACCTCCGGGAACCGGGTCATCGTCTCCGTGAACGTGGTCGGAGGGGTGAAGCGCGACATAAAGCCGGAAACCCAGAAGTGGATCCTCGACACCCTGAAGCTCGTGGAGAAAGAGGTGCAGCAGCTGAAGGCGGTCATCATGGACGACTACACCGTGAAGAGGCGTACGGTGGGGATCGGCGTCCTGACGAAGGAGAGGGCGTTCGAGCTCGGCGCCTGCGGGCCGATGCTCAGGGCGAGCGGCGTGGAGCAGGACATGCGCCAGTTAGGGTACGCAGCCTACTCCATGCTCGACTTCCACGCGGTGGTGGAGACAGACGGTGACTCCTACGCGCGCACCCTGTGCCGCTTCAACGAGATCTTCCAGGGGATCGACCTGATCCGCCAGGCCTTTGCGAAGCTTCCGGAAGGGGAGATCAACGTGAAGGTGAAGGGGCTCCCCACGGGCGAGGTGGTGAGCCGTGTCGAGCAGCCGCGCGGGGAGTGCGTCTACTACATAAAGGCGACCGGGAAGAAGTTCCTGGACCGCCTGAGAATCAGGACGCCGACCTTCAACAACCTGGCGCCGCTTCTCGAGCTCCTGCCGGGGTGCGAGCTTGCCGACGTGCCGGTCCTCATTCTCACCATCGACCCGTGCATCAGCTGCACGGAGAGGTAG
- a CDS encoding NADH-quinone oxidoreductase subunit NuoE family protein, with product MQTGSTCQFTGGCSLPPRTKLPEALTRELEEFVNSLPTKEGHLVTALHKAQSLFGYLPMEVQQTVAQLMGTSLAQVYGVVSFYTYFTMVPKGKHPISICNGTACFVKGSEKVIHAFKEQLGVEVGEVTKDGKFSIDVLRCVGACALAPVLTVDGKTFANVTPDQVKDIIAEFK from the coding sequence ATGCAAACCGGTTCAACGTGTCAGTTCACAGGGGGATGTAGTTTACCGCCGCGCACCAAGCTGCCGGAAGCGCTTACCCGGGAGCTGGAGGAGTTCGTCAACAGCCTGCCCACCAAGGAAGGGCATCTGGTGACGGCCCTGCACAAGGCCCAGAGCCTGTTCGGCTACCTGCCGATGGAGGTTCAGCAGACGGTTGCCCAGCTCATGGGTACCTCGCTGGCCCAGGTCTACGGCGTGGTGAGTTTCTACACGTACTTCACCATGGTCCCGAAAGGGAAGCATCCGATCTCCATCTGCAACGGCACCGCCTGCTTCGTCAAGGGTTCCGAGAAGGTCATCCACGCCTTCAAGGAGCAGCTCGGCGTTGAAGTTGGCGAGGTCACCAAGGACGGCAAGTTCTCCATCGATGTCCTCCGCTGCGTCGGCGCCTGCGCTCTCGCTCCGGTCCTCACGGTCGACGGCAAGACGTTCGCAAACGTGACCCCCGACCAGGTCAAAGACATCATAGCCGAATTCAAATAG
- a CDS encoding (2Fe-2S) ferredoxin domain-containing protein yields MEKIKSLADLTNLRKQLQEKAVQNTNTIVNVSLGTCSIASGGQTALDVMKAAVAKNGLGSVEFTQSGCMCYCFAEPTVEVKIPGKEPVVFGYVDAAKAEAIVEKYIKNGELLEGVIPVNYQRA; encoded by the coding sequence ATGGAAAAGATCAAGTCTCTTGCTGACCTCACGAACCTGAGGAAACAGCTGCAGGAAAAGGCTGTGCAGAATACCAATACCATCGTCAACGTCTCCCTCGGCACCTGCAGCATCGCCTCCGGCGGGCAGACCGCTCTCGACGTCATGAAGGCCGCCGTTGCCAAAAACGGCCTCGGCTCCGTCGAGTTCACCCAGTCGGGGTGCATGTGCTACTGCTTCGCAGAGCCGACCGTTGAGGTAAAGATCCCCGGCAAGGAGCCGGTCGTCTTTGGCTACGTCGATGCCGCGAAGGCTGAAGCTATCGTCGAGAAGTACATCAAAAACGGTGAGCTCCTCGAAGGTGTCATTCCCGTTAACTATCAAAGAGCTTAG
- a CDS encoding 4Fe-4S binding protein, which translates to MFMLTTILKNFFTGSATRLYPFKTREPFEDVKGTLKIDIEKCTFCTVCQIKCPSQCIQVDRKEKTWKCDPFSCVYCGICVDVCPTDSLVQDTQYREAVFNKSADSFAQPAKPAAAETPDEGTKSV; encoded by the coding sequence ATGTTCATGCTGACTACCATTTTGAAGAACTTCTTTACCGGTTCGGCGACCCGTCTCTATCCGTTCAAGACGAGAGAGCCTTTTGAGGATGTAAAGGGAACGCTGAAGATCGACATAGAGAAGTGCACCTTCTGCACCGTCTGTCAGATAAAGTGTCCGTCCCAGTGCATCCAGGTCGACCGGAAGGAGAAGACGTGGAAATGCGACCCCTTTTCCTGCGTCTACTGCGGGATCTGCGTCGACGTCTGCCCCACCGACTCCCTCGTGCAGGATACCCAGTACCGCGAGGCGGTGTTCAACAAGTCCGCCGACTCCTTCGCGCAGCCTGCGAAGCCTGCGGCAGCAGAGACGCCCGATGAGGGGACAAAGAGTGTCTGA
- a CDS encoding NADH-quinone oxidoreductase subunit 5 family protein: MSSLLFYNHGAFSYTPDSILGLKVNLLVTAADFGLLFLIFGIGWSRRNPLIMLLTVLQILPLAYFEFKMVHHVEVMPAFYGDDLSIIMNLIISIVGSLICIFGIPYMEEHEHHLHLKRTRQPRFFFFLMVFLGAMNGLVFANNLLWVYFFWEVTTLCSFMLISHDGTDIAIKNGSRALWMNMLGGVAFVAAIIFLYKNTGTTASLSLQYLVQHHDPSLGVLLPLALLCFAGFTKAAQVPFQSWLCGAMVAPTPVSALLHSSTMVKAGVYLIVRLAPAYAGTTLSLMVATFGAFTFLATSMLAVNMRNGKKILAYSTIANLGLIVACAGINTPAAIVAAILLIIFHAVSKGLLFLCVGTIEHNIGSRDIEDMRGLYNRFPAVARITILGMLTMMIPPFGALMSKWMAIEAAASIPWVVAMLALGSGLTMLFWARWAGILVSGAYLEATDQGREVSMLKAFTDTLTHGFGSRKAPWKESIAIKIPLLTLAAGAIGLSLVAPWAYSHLIDPRLAVATATLPFSAAVGGAGAGAPSDAGSFYVLPIMIVSFLGYSFAVLAARRKGHRVISAPYMCGEQHPDLGQPRFRGPFNVWKDYTAANIYASEFIGEEKISTWINIAAVVILILLFAGVAR; encoded by the coding sequence GTGAGCTCCCTACTGTTCTACAACCACGGTGCCTTCTCCTACACTCCCGACTCGATCCTGGGGCTGAAAGTCAACCTCCTCGTCACGGCAGCGGACTTCGGGCTTCTCTTCCTGATCTTCGGGATCGGCTGGAGCCGCCGCAATCCGCTGATCATGCTCCTGACGGTGCTCCAGATCCTCCCCCTGGCCTACTTCGAGTTCAAGATGGTGCATCATGTGGAGGTTATGCCCGCCTTTTACGGCGACGACCTCTCCATCATCATGAACCTGATCATCTCCATCGTGGGGTCGCTGATCTGTATCTTCGGTATCCCCTACATGGAGGAGCACGAGCACCATCTGCACCTGAAGAGGACGCGGCAGCCGCGCTTCTTCTTTTTCCTGATGGTCTTTCTCGGGGCGATGAACGGGCTCGTCTTCGCCAATAACCTCCTGTGGGTCTATTTCTTCTGGGAAGTCACCACGCTCTGTTCCTTCATGCTCATAAGCCACGACGGGACGGACATCGCCATAAAGAACGGCTCCCGCGCCCTGTGGATGAACATGCTCGGCGGCGTCGCCTTCGTCGCGGCGATCATCTTCCTGTACAAGAATACCGGGACGACTGCGTCGTTGTCGCTGCAGTACCTGGTGCAGCACCACGACCCGTCACTCGGCGTCCTTCTGCCGCTGGCGCTCCTTTGCTTTGCAGGCTTCACGAAGGCGGCCCAGGTGCCGTTCCAGTCGTGGCTGTGCGGCGCGATGGTGGCGCCTACCCCGGTCTCGGCGCTCCTGCACTCCAGTACCATGGTGAAGGCGGGGGTATACCTCATCGTGCGCCTGGCGCCCGCCTACGCCGGCACGACGCTCAGCCTCATGGTGGCCACCTTCGGCGCCTTTACCTTCCTCGCCACCTCGATGCTGGCGGTGAACATGCGTAACGGGAAGAAGATACTGGCCTACTCCACCATCGCGAACCTCGGCCTCATCGTCGCCTGCGCCGGGATCAATACCCCTGCGGCGATTGTGGCGGCGATCCTCCTCATCATCTTCCACGCCGTTTCCAAGGGTCTTCTCTTCCTCTGTGTGGGGACGATCGAGCACAACATCGGCAGCCGCGACATCGAGGACATGCGCGGCCTGTACAACCGCTTTCCCGCTGTGGCGCGCATCACCATCCTCGGCATGCTCACCATGATGATCCCCCCCTTCGGCGCCCTCATGAGCAAGTGGATGGCGATCGAGGCGGCGGCGAGCATCCCCTGGGTGGTGGCGATGCTCGCCCTTGGCAGCGGTCTTACCATGCTCTTCTGGGCGCGCTGGGCAGGGATCCTCGTCTCGGGAGCGTATCTCGAGGCGACCGACCAGGGGCGCGAGGTGTCGATGCTGAAGGCCTTCACCGACACCCTGACCCACGGTTTCGGCTCGCGGAAGGCTCCCTGGAAGGAGTCGATCGCCATCAAGATCCCGCTCCTCACCCTCGCTGCGGGAGCGATCGGCCTCTCGCTGGTCGCGCCCTGGGCCTACTCGCACCTCATCGACCCGCGTCTTGCGGTCGCCACCGCCACCCTGCCGTTCAGCGCAGCCGTGGGAGGGGCGGGGGCCGGCGCCCCGAGCGACGCCGGATCATTCTATGTGCTGCCGATCATGATCGTTTCCTTCCTCGGCTACTCCTTCGCGGTCCTCGCGGCACGCAGGAAAGGGCACCGGGTGATCAGCGCCCCCTACATGTGCGGGGAGCAGCACCCCGATCTTGGCCAGCCGCGCTTCAGGGGTCCCTTCAACGTCTGGAAGGACTACACCGCAGCCAATATCTACGCCTCGGAGTTCATCGGGGAGGAGAAGATCTCCACCTGGATCAACATCGCAGCGGTGGTGATACTTATTCTACTTTTCGCGGGGGTTGCTAGATGA
- a CDS encoding NADH-quinone oxidoreductase subunit C, translating into MNTYARVLNGLNTSTVPTERVVSFSKIFKDTGFRFVTMSSSDLGDAIDLIYHFDKDLDLRSMRVIVPKGSAISSITSVFACALLVENEIKEHFGVDFEGLPIDFNGTFYLDEEVQRTPFCKIGIAKKPADAQEV; encoded by the coding sequence TTGAACACATACGCACGAGTACTAAACGGCTTGAACACCAGCACCGTCCCCACGGAGCGCGTCGTCTCCTTCTCCAAGATCTTCAAGGACACGGGCTTTCGTTTTGTGACGATGTCGTCGAGCGATCTTGGCGACGCCATCGATCTCATCTACCACTTCGACAAGGATCTCGACCTGAGGAGCATGCGGGTGATCGTCCCGAAGGGGAGCGCGATCTCCAGCATCACCTCCGTCTTTGCCTGCGCGCTCCTGGTGGAGAACGAGATCAAGGAGCACTTCGGCGTCGACTTCGAGGGTCTGCCGATCGACTTCAACGGCACCTTCTATCTCGACGAGGAAGTGCAGAGAACCCCGTTCTGCAAGATAGGGATCGCCAAAAAGCCCGCCGACGCGCAGGAGGTCTAG
- a CDS encoding respiratory chain complex I subunit 1 family protein, translated as MKMENVVAIALALFLSPIVGGVVAGIDRKITARLQGRYGPPILQPFYDVMKLIGKESMIVNLWQILCAYVYLVAAILTVVLLALQSDLLLIFFVLAVGGVFLVIGALAAQSPYSQIGAQRELIQMLTYEPLLILVFVSIYLVTGSYKISEILKFQEPLLIPLALMYIVLGYALTIKLRKSPFDISTSHHAHQEIVKGVLTEYSGPYLAIIEIAHWYETVFVLGICALFWHTNVYIMVLLVVLTYLAEIIIDNVCARLTWRWMLGYVWSAGLLLSFANYTWIYVR; from the coding sequence ATGAAGATGGAAAACGTGGTGGCTATCGCTTTGGCACTGTTCCTCTCCCCGATCGTCGGGGGGGTGGTGGCGGGGATCGACAGAAAGATCACCGCACGCCTGCAGGGGCGCTACGGCCCGCCGATCCTGCAGCCTTTCTACGACGTGATGAAGCTCATCGGGAAGGAGAGCATGATCGTCAACCTGTGGCAGATCCTCTGCGCCTACGTCTACCTGGTGGCCGCGATCCTGACCGTCGTCCTGCTGGCGCTGCAGTCCGACCTGCTGCTCATCTTCTTCGTCCTCGCGGTGGGGGGTGTCTTCCTCGTTATCGGGGCACTGGCGGCGCAATCGCCGTACAGCCAGATAGGGGCGCAGCGCGAGCTGATCCAGATGCTCACCTATGAGCCGCTCCTGATCCTCGTCTTTGTCTCCATTTATCTCGTGACGGGGAGCTACAAGATCTCCGAGATCCTGAAGTTCCAGGAGCCGCTCCTGATCCCGCTGGCCTTGATGTACATCGTGCTCGGCTACGCGCTGACGATCAAGCTCAGGAAATCTCCTTTCGACATCTCCACCTCGCACCACGCGCACCAGGAGATCGTGAAAGGGGTGCTGACCGAGTACTCCGGGCCGTATCTCGCCATCATCGAGATCGCCCACTGGTACGAGACGGTCTTCGTGCTGGGGATCTGCGCGCTCTTCTGGCACACCAACGTGTACATAATGGTGCTTCTGGTGGTCCTTACCTACCTCGCCGAGATCATCATCGACAACGTCTGCGCCCGCCTGACCTGGCGCTGGATGCTCGGGTACGTCTGGAGTGCCGGGCTTCTCCTCTCCTTTGCGAACTACACCTGGATCTACGTCCGCTAG
- the hypB gene encoding hydrogenase nickel incorporation protein HypB produces MRRGSASLLMGTDVKIDVRRNILEANQQLSQKNNDFFTLNRVLAVNIMASPGAGKTSTILATIGRLGGEAAFGVIEGDIASSIDTEKIAAAGIPVVQINTGNMCHLDAPMIGKVLDRFSYDTPSILFIENVGNLVCPAEFGMGEDVNVVIASVPEGHDKPAKYPAIFIKADAILLNKIDSRDSEDFDWGRFRETVQGLNPAAPLFEISCRTGAGMENWCQWLLERFRSKCLQ; encoded by the coding sequence ATGCGTCGCGGATCGGCCTCGTTGTTGATGGGTACTGATGTGAAGATAGATGTGCGCAGGAACATCCTGGAAGCCAATCAGCAACTCTCCCAGAAAAACAACGACTTTTTCACGCTGAACCGCGTCCTCGCCGTGAACATCATGGCATCTCCGGGGGCGGGGAAGACGAGCACGATCCTTGCTACCATCGGGAGACTCGGCGGGGAGGCTGCCTTCGGGGTCATCGAGGGGGACATCGCCTCCAGCATCGATACGGAGAAGATCGCCGCGGCCGGTATTCCGGTGGTGCAGATCAACACCGGGAACATGTGCCACCTCGATGCGCCGATGATCGGCAAGGTGCTCGATCGCTTCTCCTACGACACCCCGAGCATCCTCTTCATCGAGAACGTCGGCAACCTGGTCTGCCCGGCGGAGTTCGGGATGGGGGAGGACGTAAATGTCGTCATCGCGAGCGTGCCTGAAGGGCACGACAAGCCCGCGAAGTACCCGGCCATCTTCATAAAGGCCGATGCCATTCTCCTGAACAAGATCGACTCCCGCGACAGCGAGGACTTCGACTGGGGACGGTTCCGGGAGACGGTGCAGGGGCTGAACCCCGCAGCACCCCTCTTCGAGATCTCCTGCCGGACCGGCGCGGGAATGGAGAATTGGTGCCAATGGCTTCTGGAGAGATTCCGGAGCAAATGTCTGCAATGA
- a CDS encoding NADH-ubiquinone oxidoreductase-F iron-sulfur binding region domain-containing protein, whose amino-acid sequence MEAVKKQIRIATRNCGFIDPENINEYIATRGYEALADAVTNKTPADVVNEIKKAGLRGRGGGGFPTGVKWEVASKYQADQKYVVCNADEGDPGAFMDRAVLEGDPHSVVEAMAICGYAIGATKGTVYIRAEYPLAIKRLQKAIDDARNLGVLGDNIFGSSHSFDIELKYGAGAFVCGEETALIHSMEGERGEPTTKPPFPAESGYWGKPTAINNVETFANIVPIMLKGADWFSSIGTEKSKGTKVFALAGKIKNVGLIEVPMGITLNEVIFEIGGGILGGKKFKAVQTGGPSGGALTYKDLDTPIDYDNLIAKGSMMGSGGMIVMDEDDCMVSVAKFFLDFTMDETCGKCTPCRVGSKRLYEMLEKITQGKGTNEDIARLKQLSVTVKDTALCGLGQTMPNPILSTMRVFEDEYKAHIEDHKCPAGVCSALLQYTIVPEKCVGCTACARVCPVNCISGKVKEVHTIDQKTCIKCGACLEKCKFDAITKQ is encoded by the coding sequence ATGGAAGCAGTGAAAAAGCAAATCAGGATTGCCACCAGGAATTGCGGTTTCATCGATCCTGAGAACATCAACGAGTACATCGCTACTCGTGGGTATGAGGCTCTTGCGGATGCGGTGACCAACAAGACACCTGCCGACGTCGTGAACGAGATCAAGAAGGCCGGGCTTCGTGGCCGTGGGGGCGGGGGCTTCCCGACCGGCGTGAAGTGGGAAGTCGCTTCCAAGTACCAGGCCGACCAGAAGTACGTCGTCTGCAACGCCGACGAAGGGGACCCGGGTGCATTCATGGACCGCGCCGTTCTCGAAGGTGACCCGCACTCCGTCGTGGAGGCTATGGCGATCTGTGGTTACGCCATCGGCGCCACCAAGGGGACCGTGTACATCCGTGCAGAGTACCCGCTCGCCATCAAGCGCCTCCAGAAGGCGATCGACGACGCCCGCAACCTCGGCGTTCTCGGCGACAACATCTTCGGCTCCAGCCACAGCTTCGACATCGAGCTGAAATATGGCGCAGGCGCCTTCGTCTGCGGCGAGGAAACCGCCCTCATCCACTCCATGGAAGGGGAGCGCGGCGAGCCCACCACCAAGCCGCCTTTCCCGGCAGAGTCCGGCTACTGGGGGAAACCGACCGCTATCAACAACGTCGAGACCTTCGCCAACATCGTTCCGATCATGCTGAAGGGCGCCGACTGGTTCTCCTCCATCGGCACCGAGAAGTCGAAAGGTACCAAGGTTTTCGCACTCGCCGGCAAGATCAAGAACGTCGGTCTCATCGAGGTCCCCATGGGGATCACCCTCAATGAGGTCATCTTCGAGATCGGCGGCGGCATCCTCGGCGGCAAGAAGTTCAAGGCGGTACAGACCGGCGGTCCTTCCGGCGGCGCACTGACCTACAAGGACCTCGACACCCCGATCGACTACGACAACCTCATCGCCAAAGGGTCCATGATGGGCTCCGGCGGTATGATCGTCATGGACGAGGACGACTGCATGGTCTCCGTTGCGAAGTTCTTCCTCGACTTCACCATGGACGAGACCTGTGGCAAATGTACTCCGTGCCGCGTCGGCTCGAAGCGTCTCTACGAGATGCTGGAGAAGATCACCCAGGGCAAAGGGACGAACGAAGACATCGCCCGCCTGAAGCAGCTCAGCGTCACCGTAAAAGACACCGCCCTTTGCGGTCTCGGCCAGACGATGCCCAACCCGATCCTCTCCACCATGCGCGTGTTTGAGGACGAGTACAAGGCGCACATCGAAGATCACAAGTGCCCGGCCGGGGTGTGCAGCGCCCTGCTCCAGTACACGATCGTTCCTGAAAAGTGCGTCGGCTGCACCGCCTGCGCCCGCGTCTGCCCGGTCAACTGCATCTCCGGCAAAGTTAAGGAAGTCCACACCATTGATCAGAAGACCTGCATCAAGTGCGGCGCCTGCCTCGAGAAGTGCAAGTTTGACGCTATCACCAAACAATAG
- a CDS encoding NADH-quinone oxidoreductase subunit B family protein, which translates to MIPKKLLNKSRVKSPWLIHFDCGSCNGCDIEVLACLTPLYDVERFGILNVGNPKHADILVVTGTVNHRNQKALKNVYDQMPEPKVVVAIGACGSTGGIFREAYNVVGGVDQVIPVDSYVPGCAPKPERIIDGIVLALEKLAEKGKRVDEGIFERLAGTREAISAR; encoded by the coding sequence ATGATACCGAAGAAACTTCTGAACAAGTCGCGGGTCAAGTCCCCCTGGCTCATACACTTCGACTGCGGCAGCTGCAACGGCTGCGACATCGAGGTCCTCGCCTGCCTCACCCCCCTCTACGACGTGGAGCGCTTCGGCATCCTGAACGTGGGGAACCCGAAGCACGCCGACATCCTCGTCGTCACCGGTACGGTGAACCACAGGAACCAGAAGGCTCTGAAGAACGTGTACGATCAGATGCCCGAGCCGAAGGTCGTGGTGGCAATCGGCGCCTGCGGCTCCACCGGCGGGATCTTCCGTGAGGCGTACAACGTGGTCGGCGGCGTCGACCAGGTCATCCCGGTCGACTCCTACGTCCCGGGGTGCGCGCCGAAGCCGGAGCGTATCATCGACGGGATCGTGCTCGCCCTGGAGAAGCTCGCCGAGAAGGGGAAGCGGGTCGACGAGGGGATATTCGAGCGGCTCGCCGGGACGCGCGAAGCCATTTCCGCACGCTAG
- the hypA gene encoding hydrogenase maturation nickel metallochaperone HypA, translating to MHELSVTEGLLKIITDEVQGTSVRKVYGVNLVIGDLASIVDESVQFYFDILSKGSIAEAARLSITRVPAEFSCRSCGFNVQHRQNCYKCLACGGNDVLVTKGYEFYIDSIEVETSEDCVNAIPSMSH from the coding sequence ATGCACGAGCTTTCGGTAACGGAAGGACTGTTGAAGATCATCACTGACGAGGTGCAGGGAACGAGCGTCAGGAAGGTGTATGGAGTGAACCTGGTGATAGGGGATCTGGCCAGCATCGTCGACGAGTCGGTGCAGTTTTACTTCGATATCCTCAGCAAGGGGAGCATCGCGGAGGCCGCCCGGCTCTCCATCACGCGTGTTCCCGCCGAATTTTCCTGCCGGAGCTGCGGTTTTAATGTACAACACCGCCAAAATTGCTACAAATGCCTTGCATGCGGAGGCAATGATGTGTTAGTAACGAAAGGGTATGAGTTTTATATCGACAGTATTGAAGTAGAGACTAGCGAAGACTGTGTAAACGCAATTCCTTCCATGTCTCATTAG